The nucleotide sequence TTGATGTGAAAACTGCTTAACAGTCTCAGTAGCAAATTTTGAACTTGTTGAATACTCAATAGTCAATACTAGGTAAACAAATAGCTATTGCTGTGAGCAGTTACAATTTTCAAACCTGTGTGAAGTGCTATGAACATGTTATCTTAACCAAACCTACTATTTGCTGCCAAATgctaaattaaaaataataacaaCTGCGAACTGATCTGAATTTTGGACATGAACTGGGACTATAAATGCTTACAATTTGGGGATGATACCACTTACAATTTGCGACGGTATCTTCATCACCTCTACCGTAGTCGTCGCCCGTCGTTCATCGTCACTCCCTCGGTCATCTTCTCAGATGGCCATCGTTCACCGCCGACCACCGCCATTCTCCGACCATCCTTCTCACCTCAGGtaaccaacaacaaccaccatAGCCACCACCTGCAATACCATTACCATCTCTGATCACCTCCGGCGACCACCATCAAACCTGCTCTAAAACTTCGACCATCTCCATTCGCCGTCGCCGGTGGTCTCACCGAAGAAGAAGAGGGGGTTTAGGTGCGTCGTTGTCGGAGAAGGGGGGGTTGTCGGCAGCCGGAGCTCACTTCGGTGGTAGTAGTAGCTGCGAGAGGGAGAGAGTTCTGATTTGGGTTTCTTGTTGTTCAGAAGATTTTTGTAGCTGatcaaaaaaacaaaaacaaaagaatTGAACAGCCTGATAGTGTTCATGACCCTCATTAGCATGCATAAAAATTAAGTTTACTAACAACTACAGTACCACTAAAAGAAACATATAGAATGATGATATCATTTTCAATACCTGAAGTGGAGTGCCCGTAATTAAAAGACGGTAATTGGTGTTGTAGATCCTCATGGTCTTAGAAAGAAGTGAATTCTTGGGGATAAAATGAGATgaaagaggagagaggagagaggtaGATAAAGAGCCAGTgctttaaatgaagagagagaaagattAGACATTTGGGAGTAAATGACCGAAACACCCTTTTTGTTGTTGTaatctgattggtggagagtggttctcacagtttttacaactggaggtggtttctattttagcggctccatatatatatatatatatatatatatatataggtagaggatcctgtaaaaagtgctcaaagtgtgagaagtgtgagaagtgtattataacactatatataatactatataacaccatataaacatcgtataacaatatgtaacaccatataataccatataacactatgtaacactatatatcattatataacaaatataacactataggttgtctgatagcatgtctatgatagatgtatagtgttatatttgttatataatgatatatagtgttacatagtgttatatggtattatatggtgttacatattgttatacggtgtttatatggtgttatatagtattatatatagtgttataatacacttctcacacttctcacactttaggccctttttacactatccttaccctatatatatatatatatatatatatatatatatatatatatatatatatatatagggttaggatcatgtgagaagcactaggctaattgagaaacttgagaagcattctggaccacacattttcctatgcttttcgtaatatacacatatgtatagtttaaaattgactatatatatatatatatatgtatattgtcaaatcttgaattagacacatatgtatatagtcaattttaaactatacatatgtgtatattacgaaaagcttaggaaaATGGGTgatccagaatgcttctcaagtttctcaaatagggtggacttctcttaagatccctgccctatatatatatatatatatatatatatatatatatatatatatatatatatatatatatatatatatatatatatatatatatatatatatatatatatatatatataggagaggttcatttgagaagagaatttaattgagaaaaaaaagaacaaagggtaaaattgtaaaatattaattaGTTTTTCTTTTATCTCATTTATTACTAtcattaataattaattactcatAAAGACTATCATTCTCTACACTAATTTTTTTGCCTAAACACATAAAAacttatcctacacatttcgatatttatcctacacatacttaAATTTAtgctacacaactcgtaatttatcctacacacctacTAATTtgtcctacactttaaattattattttttttatttttttgaaaaaatttatattttgaaaataagttaaaaatttaatgtagttagctattaaagagaaAGACtagatattaattatctatataagtttacaaatatacccttatattaaaattaaatgcaaatattaaataagGTGAAATGaatcattcttattggttgaaacttcttcttttttctagcttcttataaaaaatttcttctcatttgaactctccacaatatatatatatatatatatatatatatatatggtaaggttcatgcgagaaccacctttattgcgagaaccaatgcgaacacaacctaaaatagctaaaaaaacctaacccccccccaaaaaaaaaataaaaaaaaaacctaaccccccccccccagctaaatgctaaaaactaaaaccccccaaagtagcgatttttttataaaaaatattaaaaaaaaatttttttgagtgttttttagctatttttaggcatttttggttgtgtttacattggttctcgcagttctcgcaataaagggtggttcctaacggatctttgtcctatatatatatatatatatatatatatatatatatatatatatatatatataggggaaggataaatcgaaaacccacttgagttgagaaaactcagaaaacctttgtaaaaaaccaatgtaaactcaagaaacatttttaaaaaaaattggaaatgtagtatacatatatttgaacatttttaaaaaagaaacacaaaaaaacaccgagtagttttttttaaaaaaaatgttacaaatttcaggttacataatatCTATGcccaaaaaaatgtaacatacaaattttcaacatttttttaaaaaaaaactagtaagcgttttttacattttttttcataaataggtccgtgtacatttatattacattccctattttttttagaaaaaaataaaaatgttacatagggtttatttgggttttctcaactcacctgggttttcgatttatctttcccctatatatatatatatatatatatatatatatatatatatatatatatatatatatatatatatattaggacTAAAATTCATGTTTGATTAGATAAAGAATTTTCTTTACATATTACGTTTAATATGTTAAAATTCATTTATACAATAACCTTACACTACAACCTAGTCATCTTTGAGGTGGGAATGTaagaaatatataatttatattctAAAAAATGGTTGGTTTCTTAATTTTAGTTTGTGAATATAATAAATATTAATTGTGAGATACGATATAAGACTTTCTTTTTGAAGTTGTGGACTTTGATTGAGATATTGAACGATTATGCTATGCATAGGAATAACAATATGATTTTTATCATACGCTATTCCTTGCCTATAATCTCAACTTGGAATTTGCTAAAATCATCTTGATACTAGATAAAAATCTTATAAATTATGTCTTTAGAAAAAAACTAtggtttgttttgttttcttttttataaCCTTGAGAACCCGTTATCAGAAAGCTCGATCATGCGACCCCGTTAACCAACCTAATCAAATAAATAGTAGGTGCTAGGCAACTGGTCTTCATAAGGTTATGATATCCCAATAATGAAAACAAGATTCAAACTTCTGATCTCTGCTAGAAGGGAATTAAATACCACGATATCAAGTTATCAACCACATATGATATCTCATATGTGTTTTGAAAAGATAGAAAACTGTAAATAACTTCGCTTAGTGAGCAAATAGCTTAgttatacattttttttttgaaaagatagAAAACTGTAAATAACGGTTTTATTTCATCGGTTTTCGGTTCAGTTTCAGTTAATGGTTCAATTATTACTCAAATAAAAAGTGGTTGGATAAGGGGTTTTGCAtgtagtttttttatttaattatcgtAACATTATTTAACAATAAAAAAATGGTTGGATGTGGGGTTTTCTAtgtagtttttttatttaattagtttttttattaattgttgaaccattaatttaaaaaaataataataactaaccGTTTTATAATCATTAGATAGGGTGAAACAATACACCATTTCCCCTATGAAAATGACTTTGATGATGTAGACGACACGTAACGAAAAATGATATTTCACATGTCTTAACACTACTCGTAGTCTAAAAGATTTTGTATTCAATATGCTTGTATTTTAGCACATCATTTGTCGAGAAATGATTTATCAAGTATCTAATCTTCATATTTTTGAATTATACACATTTATAATCTATGTTTTCCTTATAATAATAACACGATTGAAAGTGACGTTTTATTGTTTACTAATACTTACAAACTTGATATATAACTTTAGGCACTTGAAATAGTTTTACGTACATGAAATAGTGACGTTTTGTTGTTTAGTAACACTTACAAGCTTGAAATAACTTAACGTATATAGAATTGTTTTATGTGTACATGAAATAGTGAcggtttttttgtttgtttactAACGCTTACAATAATGAAATAACTTTACGTATACGAGATAGTTTTACGTATCGTATTTGAATATAGTTAGATTATAAATGTGTTGATAGTAATAGTAGTTTGGAGAAGGATCAAGATAACCTTACAAAGAAGCCAAAAGGCCAATTAGAAAAGTGAAAGTCAAAGGATAATGTCCTATTATGAAGATGCAAAAAATAAAGATTGAATTGAGTGGTGTTCTCCCTTGCACCGTTGAAAGTTGAAGGTCAAAAGACAAAGAATAATTGATCAATCAACAGCACTCATTGATGAGAAGAAAATGACGACACAATCTTTGGATATAAAGGCCAACCATCCGATTCATACAAAAGCTACCTTTTTTCTTGGGAGGCAAAATCACTTCCTTTGTGGCATTTACAATTATATATATGTACTAATAAAGACTAAAATTATACTCTCAAAAGAAATACTTTTGGTATTGTTGTTTTTAGTTGCATTCTATTTTACCTTTTAGTTCCATATAAGGGTTGGCATGTTCCTTTCATTTTAACATTCATGACTTTATCGTGATATGGTAAAATTTGTTGTTGAAATCTAGTGTCATTGTTGGGTGAAGTGTATACTGTAATCATTTAGGTAAAATTTCATATTCCAGTTTTTAGATATTGAATAGGCTTAAAATACTTGAATGCTATGAGTCTTATCATAATGTTGTATTCAAGACCTATAAAGTTTTTCCAAACACCTCAAGAATCTAGCGAAGAATGGCCATGGAAGAAAATAAGAACAAACTTGAAAAAATTATATAAATCATTAAAAGCTTGATTACACTAATGATTCTTGAGTTTCTACTAATGATTACGGTGATTAGAGAGGTTTGGGTAGAAGAGAAATGTGTAGTGGAGAAGAGAGGAGAGAATGAGCAAGTAAAAATGGTGGAAATAGCCTCTATTTGTAGGTTGCTGGGGGGCGAGGCATGGCCCGGGCCTAGCTAATTGACTGGCAACACCTAGTAACCGAGGAATGGGCGTGTCTCGTAGGCATAGGCCGTGGTTAACTTTGTGTGCTCCATGGGATCTTACAAATCTTCCAGAAGCTCTTCTTTTGTCTTGTACTGCAGAGGTACGGGCCGTGCCCGACTTTCTTCGCCTGATCCTCGCACTGAGGGCTCCTGGAGGTGTCTGGTGGGGTTGGTATCCAAGGCACGGGGCGTATCCTCCGAGGCATGGGGCTTGTCTAGATAACTTTTGTTATTTTCTCCGTCTTTCGCCCAGTTTTACTTCCTTTGTTAATCTTGGGTTATTTTTGTCCTGAAAATTCAATATAAACCAATTTAAGCCTATTTTGAACATTTCattatcaaaatatattagaaatGGGTAAAAATTTGATATAAAAACATGTGCACTTTTACTCATATCATTTACactaacaataaataataataaccaaataatgttCTTACCAGATCATGAGCAACGATTGGATTTGTTTTTGGATTTGCAACAACGAGTTGAGTGCCATGAGGATTGAAAAGAGTCAACTTGAAGTCTCTCTATCCCAAGTACTGAAACGGAACAAAGGTAGTAAACTTGATCTGAATTTATTGAACAACCTTGACCCAGTCCCGACAAAATAAAAATTGATCCCCAGACCTTCCAATCTTGATTTTGTGTGAATAACCTTCATCAACCAAAACATTTTAAACACCATTGTAGCATTTTGGACAAAGGTAATATCACATCTAACCAAAACACAATCGTCTATCTTCGTTGTTTTGGCGTAGTGGAAGATAATTAAATAGGTCGTGATTGTATAAGACAAATCGTTTATCTTCGTTGTTTTGGAGTGGCAATATCACATCTAACCAAAATCAGATGTGTTCATATTGGAAGTTTACTTTCGATAATACACATATGTAACCAAGTCAGATGTGTTCACATTCGAAGTTTACTTTTGATGGTGTTGTTGTAGGTGCACCTCTTTAAGAGATTAATTTGGGTTTGTTAATTTCCATCAATTTTGGTGCTTTATGCTATCATCACAAGTGCTGATACTAAATTGCGACTTTAATCTGAATTTGGGTGTCGGACTTTAATCTGAATGTGGGTGTCGGTCAACATCACGATTTACtacgccgcaacgcgcggggtTGTAGAACCTAGTTTTCCTTAATATCTTAAATaatagagttaactgccattttcgtccctgtggtttggtcactttggtcatttcagtccatttttcaaaaatgcgccattttcctccccgacgttctggaaaaggtgccatttcagtccaaaaatcataacccagttaagtcggttagtaaataaggactgattgtgtaaatttgtaacataaaggactgattgtgtaaatttgtaacaccaccaccactagccctgctaccaccaccactccgctgccaccaccgccaccacagccactgccaccaccaccgccaccacagccaccaccgccaccaccgccaccacagccactgccacttcaccgctgcaccatcaccataacccaccaccacttcaccgctgcaccatcaccataaCCCACCACCACTTCACCGCTGCACCATCACTATAACCCACCACCATGTTCCATCGTCTCCTcaccgctgcaccatcaccataaCCCACCACCACTTCACCGTAAACCACCGTTCACCTCTGTCATCACCTCCGTTCACCGCTGTAAAACCGACAACCTGCAACTCATcttggcggtggtggcggtggtggcagcggagtggtggtggtggcagtggctgtggtggctgtggtggcagtggctgtggtgactgtggtggcggtggtggcggtggtggcagcggagtggtggtggtggcagggctagtggtggtggtgttacaaatttacacaatcagtcctttatgttacaaatttacacaatcagtccttatttactaaccgacttaactgggttatgatttttggactgaaatggcacctttccagaacgtcggggaggaaaatggcgcatttttgaaaaatggactgaaatggccaaagtgaccaaaccacagggacgaaaatggcagttaactctaaataatatacatatttaatCTGTTTCTTGATAAATAATAAATCTAAAGttctaatattatatttattttttatttttttttctaatttgatTTTTATTGAAAATGGATATGGTGTTGCTATCGTACCAAATCAAACCGAAAACCAGAATGAatagtaatttatttatttttatcgtAAACTATACCAATGCcgataaatattattaaaaacacaCTTTTTAACCGTAAACTATATGAGTATCGACACGTGACGAACCAAACTGATTTCAAACGAACATTGATACCAATATTGTTAATCAGAACCTGTATTTTTTAATGGTTTTCTATTGatataaaacacgtgttgatatCTTTTTGAACATATCATAActttattatttttagttttcTCTTTCAGCTGCTATAAAGAGTGTTGATATCAAAACGAAACGAATGAATACCAACGAGTTCCCACCACGTAGCTTGGAGGGAAACCACTAGTTTCATATTATTTTTATTGTagtgttttagaaaaaaaattaacattTACAAAAATTTCACCAACAATAAATGAATATTAGAACTTGAGTAGTTTTGTGGTTAAAAAAAGTGAGTGGCTATAAAACAGTGAAGAAACGTGCATGGTTATATATGCGACGTGAAATATTCCCATAATTAACCATCAAACAAAATGTAACCACATTTATACTAAGGAACCATATACCATAATACCAAGTGTGTTATGAATATCCGAGTCGATTTGCATGCTATATTCTTCAAGCTTTTATATATCATGATAAGGGGCGACAGGGCGCCTCGTGGTGGCCGTTTGGCCATGCGTGGAAGGCAATGAAACACCGCTGCCGGTGCCAAGTTTAACGCGTGGTTTTGAAAACGCGTTGTATATTTGACGCGTGAAGAAGTGAAGAAGTTGAGGGAAATTGTTGGATTgtgagggaaattgttgggtgtggtgagtgatgggtattttcactaaaatccatcactagtaaTAGAATAATGCTTGATGACATAGTAAAACTTGATtagatgttgtgagtgatgagtgataaGCGCCCATCCTAACAAAGTAAATACTAATGTCCTTTTTGCAATAGAATGTCCATTGGCTTATTTAAAGAAACATCTTTCTTAATGCATTTATTATTAGTAGGAGTTTATTCTATCTTTACTCAAAAAGGTGCATTTTGGAACAATGCAACCAAATATTGACACTAAAAACTCAATTACAACAAAATTAATCAAACGTAATCAGTAATATCTCATTTAGACAAGGACAAACATTTGCTCTATCCCATGAAATAAAATGGCTGCTTTAAAGGAGAACAAGCTCAATTTAAAGCCATTcttaaaacacaatcaaaggTTGTTTATTCCTCCAATTTTTGAGTTCTTAGAAAACCGACAGAAATCAAAAAGTTACAACTGCATGCATATAATTGTTGCTGATCATAACAATACCAATTTGATAGGGAAATAACATAAACGGGGATTGTTTCTAGAGATAGAAATAGAGTTGATCTACTCCTCCATTGCCAGTTCCTCAATAATATTCATCTGGTTGAGTGGATTATTAGAAGCTTGAAAATCACCATACTTGCAACACGAAGGCAAAATCGATCCAATCCCAagctgatgatgatgattatgatcgGTATCCACAGCAACCGGATCCTTACGTGCGATCACAACCGAGTTAATAACCTCATCTTGGGGATGGAAGATTGacaaaacctcaaacccttgaaGATCTTCTGGGTTGACAACCGGGTACAGAAAAGCCCGAGCACCATGAGCACTCCTTAGCATCAAGACCGCACCTGGTGCCATGTACTTAGCCAGATGTTTGATCACTTTAACCTTCTCATCAATATCCATCCCAACAAGTGCAGCCAAGAAAACAACATCATACTCTTTCAAACCATCAGTCACCTCCATGATGTCCATTGTGTGGAAGAACATCCTCTTGGACAAGTCGTCATCGGACGAAATGAGGCGTGAAGCCATCGTGTTAGCCGAATGGTCTATGTCATAGTTGTGGAAAGATGCTTGCTT is from Helianthus annuus cultivar XRQ/B chromosome 9, HanXRQr2.0-SUNRISE, whole genome shotgun sequence and encodes:
- the LOC110877899 gene encoding nicotianamine synthase; protein product: MGSLHHEEADLVTKVCEIYHKISKLETLKPSTDVNTLFTELVTTCIPPSSINITTLPQTIQETRSKLIRLCGEAEGHLEAHFSTLLASYPNPLNHLDVFPYYSNYLKLSQLEFDILIQHYSTHDQPDVVVPKRVAFVGSGPLPLTSIVLASYHLKQASFHNYDIDHSANTMASRLISSDDDLSKRMFFHTMDIMEVTDGLKEYDVVFLAALVGMDIDEKVKVIKHLAKYMAPGAVLMLRSAHGARAFLYPVVNPEDLQGFEVLSIFHPQDEVINSVVIARKDPVAVDTDHNHHHQLGIGSILPSCCKYGDFQASNNPLNQMNIIEELAMEE